CCAGGAGAGGTGGATGGGCGGATCGATTCCTATATTCTTCCACTGGATACTCGCGAGCTTCATCCTTTTGGTTGGGCGCTACCAGTGGGTCCGGACCCGCCCCACATCGGAGAAACACTCGTATCTTGCCGCCGGTGCCTCTTGGCACACTCCTTGCCCCCTGGACCTACTGACGTTCGAGACGGCTTTCGGCGCTGCCCACAAGACGTGGGACCAGATAAAAAAGTAGCAGAGCTGATGAGATCAACGCTGGAGGTGAACATTTAATGTCCGAGGGACGGTATACAGACCTCCTCAAATCTTTTGGCTTCCAGTCCTTCCTCTGGACCCAGTTCCTGGGAGCTTTCAACGACAACGTCTACAAGATCGTCGTCGCCATGCTCGCGGTACACGTGGCGACCAGTGCTGGCGGGGGGAGCGGCCAGCTCTCCCTGGTGGGTGCCGTTTTCATCCTCCCCTTCTTTCTCTTCTCTGGCTACGCGGGCCACGCCGCCGACACCTTCAGCAAACGGTCCGTCCTCATCGTCACTAAGGCGCTTGAGATCGTTGCCATGGCTCTGGGGATCTTCGCTTTCCTTTCCGGGCGGATCGACCTGATGCTAGGGGTCCTGTTCCTGATGGCGCTCCAGTCTACGTTTTTCAGTCCGGCCAAATACGGCATCCTGCCCGAGATGTTACCTGACAAGGATCTCTCCCGGGGCAATGGCCTGATAGAGATGACCACCTTTCTGGCCATCATCCTGGGAACCTCGATCGGCAGCGTGATGTTCGCCGCCTGGAAAGACCACCTTGGGTGGATCGGCCTTATCCTTATGGTACTCGCGGTGGCCGGGACCTTCACCAGTCTCGGGATCTCGCGGGTCCCGCCATCCGGCGCCCAAAAGCCGTTTCGCCTGAACCCCTGGGCTGAGATCGGCAAGGGTCTCACGCGGCTTTACCGTGACCGGACCCTCTGGCTCACGGTGGTGGGGATTTCTTACTTCTGGTTTTTGGGGGCCTTGCTCCAGATGGACATCATCCTCCTGGGCAAAGAAGTCATGGGCCTGGAGGACTTTTGGATTGGAATCCTTGGAACGTTCCTGGCCATTGGCATCGGGACCGGCAGCCTGGCAGCCGGGCGACTGTCGGGGGACAAGGTGGAGCTCGGATTGGTCCCTTTGGGTTCCGTCGGCATGGGAGTTTTTTCAATCCTGCTGGCCTTTTCTACTTCATCTTACGCCCAGACGGTCACGGCCCTTGCCCTGCTCGGGTTCGCGGGCGGGCTCTTTATCGTTCCCTTGAATACCCTCCTTCAGCAAAGGAGCGGCCGGGAGGAGAAAGGCCGGTTGATCGCAACGGCCAACTTCGTGAACACGGGAGGGATTCTTCTCGCCTCTGGAGTCCTCTGGACCTTTCGCGACCTCCTCCATCTCCAGGCGGATCGGATCATCCTCATCTTCGGAATCTTCACACTTCTCGCGACGCCCTACATCCTGACTATCCTCCCCGACTTTCTGATTCGATTCACCCTCTGGATGCTCACCCACACCCTTTACCGAATCCGCATTGTGGGGCAACAGCATATTCCCTTCCGTGGACCAGCGCTTTTGGTTTGTAACCACATTTCTCACGCCGACGCTCCCCTCGTGGGGGCATGCGTGCAGCGATTTATCCGCTTTATGATGTACCGGCCCTATTACGAGACGAAGGTCCTCAACTGGCTCTTTCGCCGCATGAAGGCCATTCCAGTTTCAGGTCGGAATCGAAGAGACATCTTGGAAGGTCTCGAGCGGGCGCGGGAAGAGCTGCGTCAGGGCCACGTGGTTTGTATCTTTGCCGAGGGCGCGGTGAGCCGGACGGGGAACCTGCTTCCATTCAGAAAGGGTTTCGAGAGGATTGTGGAGGGATTGAACGTCCCAGTGATTCCGGTGCATCTTGACCAGCTCTGGGGGAGCATTTTCAGCTTCAAGGATGGCAAGTTCTTCTGGAAGTGGCCCGAGCGCATTCCGTATCCCGTCACGGTGTCATTTGGCACGCCTATGCCCTCCACGACAAAGGCTGAGGAGGTCAGGCAGGCGATTATGGAGCTTGGCAGTGCCGCGGTTGAGTATCGGGGGAGCCTCCGGGATCAGCTGCATCTTCGGTTCCTCAGGACCGCCAAACGGCGATGGTTTTCGTTTGCGATGGCCGACTCCAGCGGCGAAAAGCTTACATACGGGGGAGCGCTCGTGCGCGGCCTGATACTCGCCAAGTGGGTTCGAAATCAGCGCCTGAAAGATTCAATGGTCGGACTCCTACTCCCCCCCTCGATCGGCGGGGCCCTGGCAAATATCGCGGTGTTGCTCGCTGGGAAGGTCCCGGTCAACCTTAACTTCACTGCGGGGCGAGAGGCCATGACCTCAGCCATCCAGCAGTGCGGCATCCGGACGATCCTCACGTCCCGCATCTTTTTGGCCAAAGCGAAACTCGAGGAGATAGAGGGGATGGTCTTCCTCGAAGAGGTCATGAAACGGATCACCCCCTTTCAAAAAGTCCAGACCACCGTTCTGGCCCTGCTCTTTCCCTCTCGCTTGCTCCAGGCCCTATACACTCATGAAGACCAGAAGCCCGACAGCCTTGCCACAATCATCTTCTCCAGCGGGAGCACCGGGATCCCCAAGGGGGTCATGCTCTCCCACCAGAACATCCTCTCCAACGTCGAAGGGTTGGCGCAAGTATTTTGGGTCACCAACAAAGACCGGCTCATGGGGGTCTTACCATTCTTCCACTCCTTCGGCTTTACCGGTAGCCTGTGGTTTCCACTCCTCTCCGGCTTCGGCGTGGTTTATCACTCGAACCCCTTAGATGCGAAGACCGTCGGCGCGATGGTGTCAAAACACGGGGCAACGATATTGATTGGTACCCCGACATTTTATGCGGCGTACCTCCGAAAATGTACGACCGAGGAGTTTTCCTCGCTCCGGATTGCGATCGTCGGCGCTGAGAAATTGCGCGAGCCGATCGCCAATGCCTTTAAGGAGAAGTACGGCCTGGACCTCTTGGAGGGGTACGGCTGCACGGAGCTTTCGCCGGTCGTCTCCGTGAACATCCCGGATTTCGAAGAGAGGACCTACCGGCAGACCGGCCTCAAGCCCGGGACGGCGGGGCACCCCATACCCGGAATTGCCGTGAAGGTCGTGGATCCTGACACGGGCGACCCACGTTCCTACGGAGAAGAGGGCTTGCTCTTGGTAAAAGGCCCCAACCAGATGGTCGGCTATCTGGGGCAGCCCGAGCAGACAGCGGAGGTCCTGCGGGACGGCTGGTATGTCACCGGAGACATCGCCGCGATCGATGAGGATGGTTTCATCCGCATCACGGACCGCCTATCCCGGTTCAGCAAGATCGGGGGCGAGATGGTCCCCCACATTAGGGTGGAAGAGGCCATCAACCGCATCCTTGCGGATCAGGAGTGCATAGTGACAGCGATTTCGGATGACCAGAAGGGTGAACGCCTCGTGGTCCTCTATACCCGCAAGGAGGTCACCCCGGAAGCACTCTGGAATCAATTGTGCAAGACAGATCTCCCCAAGCTCTGGATTCCCAAGCGCGAGAGCCTCTACTATGTCGAGACCATTCCGATCCTGGCAACGGGAAAGGTCGACCTAAGGCAGGCTAAGATGATGGCCATGGAGAAGGTAAGAGGCTGAGCGACTTTTTCTTCTCGGGCCACACCGCCATCGCCGTCTATGAGGCGATCGAACTCGCCCGGTTTCGCCGTCCGTGGCTCACCCTCGCCGCAACCACGGTGGCATTCATCGAAGCGCTGACGGTACTGGTGCTCCGGGCGCACTACACGATGGACGTATTTGCCGCTATCCTCGCCGCAGCTGTCGCCGCGCGCGTTGCGGTTAGCGTGGCACCCTCATTCGACCGGCTGCTCGCCGGCTGGCGTGCCTACCCACGGCAGGCTCCGGTTAACGTGGAGACACAACGAAAAGTACGTTGATGGACACACTTCGACACGAAAACGGGCTGACGTCACAGGCCCTTCGCATGCGGGTACTGCTGATCCTTGGACTCGCCATTGCAGCGACCGCCGCGGTGCTTTTCCTGCCGCCGATCGCTCAGGACAAGGCCTACCACAACTTTGCCGACGCGCGCAGCCTGCTTGGCGT
This Candidatus Methylomirabilota bacterium DNA region includes the following protein-coding sequences:
- a CDS encoding acyl-[ACP]--phospholipid O-acyltransferase; the encoded protein is MSEGRYTDLLKSFGFQSFLWTQFLGAFNDNVYKIVVAMLAVHVATSAGGGSGQLSLVGAVFILPFFLFSGYAGHAADTFSKRSVLIVTKALEIVAMALGIFAFLSGRIDLMLGVLFLMALQSTFFSPAKYGILPEMLPDKDLSRGNGLIEMTTFLAIILGTSIGSVMFAAWKDHLGWIGLILMVLAVAGTFTSLGISRVPPSGAQKPFRLNPWAEIGKGLTRLYRDRTLWLTVVGISYFWFLGALLQMDIILLGKEVMGLEDFWIGILGTFLAIGIGTGSLAAGRLSGDKVELGLVPLGSVGMGVFSILLAFSTSSYAQTVTALALLGFAGGLFIVPLNTLLQQRSGREEKGRLIATANFVNTGGILLASGVLWTFRDLLHLQADRIILIFGIFTLLATPYILTILPDFLIRFTLWMLTHTLYRIRIVGQQHIPFRGPALLVCNHISHADAPLVGACVQRFIRFMMYRPYYETKVLNWLFRRMKAIPVSGRNRRDILEGLERAREELRQGHVVCIFAEGAVSRTGNLLPFRKGFERIVEGLNVPVIPVHLDQLWGSIFSFKDGKFFWKWPERIPYPVTVSFGTPMPSTTKAEEVRQAIMELGSAAVEYRGSLRDQLHLRFLRTAKRRWFSFAMADSSGEKLTYGGALVRGLILAKWVRNQRLKDSMVGLLLPPSIGGALANIAVLLAGKVPVNLNFTAGREAMTSAIQQCGIRTILTSRIFLAKAKLEEIEGMVFLEEVMKRITPFQKVQTTVLALLFPSRLLQALYTHEDQKPDSLATIIFSSGSTGIPKGVMLSHQNILSNVEGLAQVFWVTNKDRLMGVLPFFHSFGFTGSLWFPLLSGFGVVYHSNPLDAKTVGAMVSKHGATILIGTPTFYAAYLRKCTTEEFSSLRIAIVGAEKLREPIANAFKEKYGLDLLEGYGCTELSPVVSVNIPDFEERTYRQTGLKPGTAGHPIPGIAVKVVDPDTGDPRSYGEEGLLLVKGPNQMVGYLGQPEQTAEVLRDGWYVTGDIAAIDEDGFIRITDRLSRFSKIGGEMVPHIRVEEAINRILADQECIVTAISDDQKGERLVVLYTRKEVTPEALWNQLCKTDLPKLWIPKRESLYYVETIPILATGKVDLRQAKMMAMEKVRG